One Phaseolus vulgaris cultivar G19833 chromosome 11, P. vulgaris v2.0, whole genome shotgun sequence genomic window carries:
- the LOC137819458 gene encoding protein translation factor SUI1 homolog — translation MSELDAQIPTAFDPFAEANADDSGAGSKEYVHIRVQQRNGRKSLTTVQGLKKEFSYNKILKDVKKEFCCNGTVVQDPELGQVIQLQGDQRKNVSTFLVQAGIVKKEHIKIHGF, via the exons ATGTCTGAATTAGACGCTCAAATTCCCACTGCCTTCG ATCCTTTTGCTGAGGCAAATGCTGATGACTCGGGTGCTGGGTCAAAGGAGTATGTGCATATTCGCGTACAGCAGCGAAATGGTAGAAAAAGCCTGACAACTGTTCAGGGATTGAAAAAAGAATTCAGCTATAACAAGATACTTAAAGACGTTAAGAAAGAGTTCTGTTGCAATGGCACAGTTGTTCAGGACCCAGAACTAGGACAG GTTATTCAACTTCAAGGTGATCAGCGGAAGAATGTTTCAACCTTTCTAGTCCAG GCTGGTATCGTGAAGAAGGAGCATATCAAGATTCATGGTTTCTGA